The genome window GATTGGAATCCAGTTTATGAATTTCTAATTTGTCCACGTAATCGTACGCGTTTTCATACACTTCGGGAAGAACCACAAAATCCTTTTGAGGAACGATGAGCTGCACGGGAACCTTGATGTTGGAAGGAGCCGCAATCACCGTTTTGCCGAATAACAATTCGCGGAAAAGATTTATGGGAGCCATCGTCGCGCTGTAGATATCGTTGCGGTTGATGTTGCGGAGCGAATCCTTTTTGGGAACTCCGCCTAAATCCATCACCAGTTTGTAGATCAGCTCCCCGAAGTTTTGCCAGATCAATTCGGGCAGAATCGGGATCTGGAAAAACCAGATATACCAGGAACGAAAACCCTGATCCAAAACCTTTTTCCAATTGGAGAGGTTAAAGCTGAAAATATCGTCCAACATCCGTTTACCGGCGAGCCAAGGGTGGGGGCCGGAGATCGCAGTAAACGATCTAATATATTTTGAATATTCGGGATCACTAATGAATAACCATCCGAGAGCCGCGCCCCAATCGTGGCCGACTAAGTGAACTTTCTTTTCCTTGGAAAGAAAGCGGATCGCTTCCACTAAATCGGGAAGAATGACCGCATAGTTGTATTCCGATTGTTCCAAAGGTTTGGAGGATCGTCCGAAACCTCTCAGATCGACCGCGCCTAACCGATATTTGTCTTTCAACGAATCGATTTGAGGTTCCCAGGTCTTATGGGTATCCGGATAGCCGTGAACGAAAAGAATAACGTCTTTCGAATCCGTCTCCGAATAGCTGAGAAAAATTTTTACTTTTTGATTTTCGAGATAAGTATATTTCAAGAATTCGACTCCAGTGCGCGATCCGGAAAACGGAAAAACGTCCTGCAATCATCGTCGGCGTCTGCAATTTTTCCAGTCTTTTACGGAATTTCATTTTTGTTCTGATTGGTTTTTCTCCAGGACCCGGTAACTTGGTTTCATGTCAGAAAAACGAACCGAGGAATCCAATTCGTTTAATAATTCCGGAACTCCGATGGTGATGTTTCGAAACCGGCTTTCGAGAATGTCCAAACATTGGAAAAAGTGGGCGCGCAAACGGAACATAGAATGTTTTCGTATCTACGATCGCGACATACCGCAGGTTCCCGTAAGCGTAGATCTTTACGGACCGTATTGCCAAATCTCCGCATATAAAAACAGCTACGAAATTTCGGACGAGGAAAGAGAAAGGGAGAATGTCGAGATCGGCAAGGTAGTCGCGGAAACTCTCGGTCTCGAAAACGAATCCATTTATTGGAAAAAGAGAGAACCGAAAAAGGGTAAGGAACAATATGAAAAATATTCCGAACAAGCGGAACTGCTCGAAGTGGGAGAGAACGGACTTCGCTTTTTCGTGAACCTATCCGATTACCTCGACACGGGACTTTTCCTGGATCACAGAATCACTCGGGATCTTGTGCGCCAAGAATCGAAAGGAAAAAAGTTCCTAAATCTTTTTTCTTATACGGGAGCGTTTACCGTCTACGCCGCGTC of Leptospira sanjuanensis contains these proteins:
- a CDS encoding class I SAM-dependent methyltransferase, yielding MSEKRTEESNSFNNSGTPMVMFRNRLSRMSKHWKKWARKRNIECFRIYDRDIPQVPVSVDLYGPYCQISAYKNSYEISDEERERENVEIGKVVAETLGLENESIYWKKREPKKGKEQYEKYSEQAELLEVGENGLRFFVNLSDYLDTGLFLDHRITRDLVRQESKGKKFLNLFSYTGAFTVYAASGGAVKSLSVDLSNTYLAWAEENLKLNGFSLTKHKLLRADVMEWLRSERKEPDRERYDLIVVDPPTFSNSKKMTDVLDIQRDHAEILNILYKDFALPGAVLYFSTNFRKFELSEASILWDNLKDITKKTVPDDFRNEKIHYCWRMEKSV
- a CDS encoding alpha/beta fold hydrolase; translation: MKYTYLENQKVKIFLSYSETDSKDVILFVHGYPDTHKTWEPQIDSLKDKYRLGAVDLRGFGRSSKPLEQSEYNYAVILPDLVEAIRFLSKEKKVHLVGHDWGAALGWLFISDPEYSKYIRSFTAISGPHPWLAGKRMLDDIFSFNLSNWKKVLDQGFRSWYIWFFQIPILPELIWQNFGELIYKLVMDLGGVPKKDSLRNINRNDIYSATMAPINLFRELLFGKTVIAAPSNIKVPVQLIVPQKDFVVLPEVYENAYDYVDKLEIHKLDSNHWVHREQPEIVTEMIRKFVSKYSA